The window TCAAACAAAATCCTCTACTTTCcgaaaataactcataaagcttaCTATCTACAGCATTCATGACATGTGATTTTAATTTCAGAACCCACTGAGATTCATTACAGCATAATGACATACTGTTGTGACTAGTAAAATTCACCCGTAAATGAGCTAAGAAAAATGAGATGATGTATCATAACTCATAAGATAAATAAATATCGTAGAAAGTAATTTTGTCATAGCTTCATGGTCTCAACAGTAGGTGAACACCAAAAATCTAACAATGAAATCTGACAATGGTGGGTCTGGAAATCAGGTATATTATGTTCTGTTCTCAGTACCAGATCATATTATGACTTGTACATTGTTCAAAACTAATACATTCTGAATAATAGGAAAAAGTTCGTGGATCATCTCCTTATATTTTGCTTATGGTCAATAATCACGACTTGTTTCCAAACTTTGGTTCTAAAGGAATGATACAAGCCAGACTTAACATTTTCAAGCATCAGCTCCAGCAACCTAAAAGGTACACAAAAGTAACTACTTATGTCCTATCAAATTCTAGGATGAAAATGCAGGAAACTTTATTAATAGCTTCGAGAAAAGGAGAATCTTATTAAAGAAAAAGGATACCGAGGTTTTGCATGCCTTAGAATTCCCTCAAATTTTGATTTAAATaaacaaattttttttacaaaactcTTGACCTTCCAGAGGATTGACCAAGACAGACATCTTAAATCTAGATGAAGGTTATCCAACAAACTCAAAGTTTATTGTCCGTGAATgccagttttttttctttttttttttcctttgagagTGGCAATCTGCAGATCAATCAAATACAGAAAGCAATAAGATATATGGTTATGAGATATAGATGACAAGATCAAACAGGTTCATAAAGCAATTGTACCAAAACATACTGAGGCATCAGCAGATGATCACCAGCAGAATATGCACCTAATGTGTCATAGCAAAACAAGTCGCTGCTTATTGACAATCATGTTCCATAAAAAAATGGAAGCTAAGAcaactgtatcaatcaaaatgagCACTCAATAGTGGCTAAGTTTTGAGTCCAAACCAAGCAATTCATTAGGTGTGAAGAAGATCATTACAGAAATAAAAGGGCCTAGATCATGCACGGTGAGGATGAGATTCTCAAACTACTAGAAGTAAGTATACGGCATAATTTTAGATGAATCATGAAAAGTGAATTGTCTTAGTGTTAATTACTAGAGTTAAGGTATCTGGGAGATTGTTTCTACCATCGAACTTGAATTTGTCTTGGTCCATCCTTGACAAACTACTGGGAGTTGGTTTACGGGGCTGAACATGGTGATCAACAGAGGAGTCCACTGATACAAGCCAGGCAGGATACAAGTGACAGCTATGAAATAAGGTATCAAGAATCAGTACGGAAATAGCCTCTATGATTGTTGGGGTAAGGCGGCAACCGTTGACGTCCCCAAATAGTGGGAGCCTTGTGCATTGGGCCACCCTTTTCTTAGTACCGACATAACAGGAAACCTATTAATGATGCACTTAGACAGTTGAAGCTACTTCAGATCATTTACCAATGACTATAATTAAAAGGCATCAGAAAAACATACCTCAGCCATTTGTTTGTGCCCACAAAGCACAGCACCAGTCAATAAAGGATTTAGAATCTCCTTAGTTCTTGAAAATGCAGCCTGCAACATGTTTGCAAGAATAAATTTGATGAGGATACAGGAAGTGAAGAGTTTCATAAAGCGATAATAGATTATGAGAGTGACCTGTACATAGCCTCGTTCaccactccatttttcatcaggtTGTGATAAAACAGGTATGACTCTAACTCCAGTAGATTCCCAGTCCTTGAACCTATCCTACAAAGAGGAACAAACCATTTCACACTTGACTTCTTGATTCAGAATGATGCAGCATCTTTCTATGAAAGATGATAACCATAATGTCGAACATCATATATCATATCTGAGACCTGATATGCCATTCTCTGAAGGTTTCTAGCTCCGTAGTAAAGTCTCACATCAGATCTTTCATTTGCATTGAAACCTGATTCAATTAGCGAACGAATGGGACTGCCACGAAGAGTTGATAGAATAAAGATATTTTAGAAAAACACAAATGTGTTGACTAGTGGCAAAAAAATTTAGCATACAAGAGATCAAAATCTTATACAGTGTTCTACAAGCAAAGAGATACATGAGATTTATGTATTGCATACTCTATAACTATAGCCTAAGCATGATAGCAAACAGTCGCTTGCAAGTTTGGTCAAGTCAAACATTGAAACTtagctcaagttataaatttaatCCAACAACAAATGATGTAACATGAACTTACTAACAAAGACCAATTCCCCTGACAAAAGAATGACAAGGAAGAACTTCTGGAATCTACATGCCAAAAACAGGAATGCGATATCAAAGAAAACTCAGTTTTAAGGGACTGTCTAAATCTTTAGCAGCGGCTCAGGCTGTACATGAAAGAAACATTCTGCTAAACCATGTTTAGTGAAGAATGCTTTTTTTTTAGACATGGCATGCATCTCATCTGTGAGTAATTACGATTTCTTCTTGTCTGTGCCTATTTTTTTCTGTTTCTGAAGGAAAGAGCCTGTGTATTTGTTCCTAAGTTGTATAACCATGCCTTTATTTGAACTACAGAACATAATCTACCATGATTGCAACGGATTTACTATCCTTAGGATGACTTATATAGCCCACTGGAATTGTCCCCTGTGGTTTGAAAAAGGAATTGCTTGAAGCACCTGATAGAACAAATTAAACAAAAGAAGGGAACCCGGGGACTTGGAAAgagaaaatgaaataaaatcacatCAACAAAATCCAAATAAAAACAGCAGACTGTCACCTGATACATCTAGCACGCATAGAACCACATGATCCACAGCATGGTGACTTCCCAACTACATCCTTACcattcttttcttctcttgtgaTTGATACAACCCTCAAGCGGTAACAATCTAATAGATTCATCAGCCCAGGGCAACGAAACAAATACTAGTTTTGACCGACTATCTATACATCACACTTACTCTTCGCATTCCTATAAAGGCATCCCCTATCAAACCAGAAGACAACAGTAATCAAAATATAGGAAGAAAAATCCAAGAAGAAGGTGTTGCCAGAAACACAATGGTTTTTCTCTTCAAAATATTAAATACTAAATCACCATGGATCTGATGCGTAGAGTAAATGAGAAAACGCATGCTTTCTTATGTCAGCACCAAATAATGACACAACAAGGCTCCATCGCTGGTTATAGAACTCCCATGTAGATTACATCTAAATTATAGTTAGGAGAGATACGACACTCTAATTAGCAGTTAGAATTAAAGTTGTTCCGTCCACAGAGTTCCTAATCTAATTATCTTTTGCTACTTGTTTGGTTAAAGCTAATTCCCCACCCAAATTAACCTAATTTTGGTCACATTTACCCGACTTTCTATTTGTCTTTTCAGTGCTTGTATAGAGTTCACATTTGCTGAGGAATCCACAGAAGAACAAAGAATTTTTAATACACAAAATTGTATCTATAAAAGAAGTCCACAAATAGAGTCAACTATGAAGATTCTCCAGAGATTCATTGGAAATACGGAAGGGACCAGAGCCCTACCTGATTCCGGATCCGGTGGCGAAGATAAGGACGGCGGGGAAGGCGTCGGGGGGCGAGATCCGCTCGACCTGGAATCCTTTCCCCATGACTGCACTCAGCTCGACGACATCCCCCCGTCCGAGCCCACAAAGAAGGTCGGCGGTGGAGCCAGGGACCCTCTTGACGAGGAACTGGAACTCGCCACGGGAGCTGGCGAAGGAGGGCGGCGAGGCGATGGCGAGGAAGGAGGGCTTGTCGGAGGCGGGGACGCGGAGCTGGAGGTACTGGCCGGGGACGGTGTAGGAGACGGCGAGGTCGGGGGCGTAGGAGACGTCGACGGAGACGTGGAATAGAGAGGCGTCGGCAGAGGCGGGGACGACGAGGCTGAGAGGGGCCTGGGTCCAGGTGGCGGCGTCCTGCCggacggcggcggcgacggcggtgAGCGCGCGGCGGCGGAGGGGAAGGGAGAGGCCGACTCGGAGGCGGGGGAGGAGAGACATGGGGCGGAGTAGAGGGGGCGAGGAACACGAGGCGGCGAGAGTAGTTGCCATTGGGGATATAGAGAGCAAGGGGAGGAGGAGTTGGTCTTCGCCGCCGAGAGAAGGGTGGAAAATAACGGCAGTTCTTAGAAAATATTCTCCCTTTTTCTTCTGAATTTTTGTGTTATATTGATCGGTTATCTACATGGAAAACGGGATGGAGATGTTTGTGTGGTTCCCTTCATTTTTCTCTTTAGCTTATCTATAGTACGgtatcaaattaatttttttatgtaaaaaaaattcaagaatatACTTTTAAATTTGTTTGAGAAAATCTAAACCTTAGAAACTATGAACTATTTAAAATCTTatgacttttaatatttttactaatattatatTAACTATGTAAAGGATAATTTTACATGCACTCTATTCTTAGATAGTCCAATCACAAggtcatatcaaatttattttttcattcaATCTTATAGGTATTTTAAAAAAAAGTTGACTCCAACTAAGTTTTGAATATaagtatttaaaattattttacccGAATGATCTAATTAACTTGAAATAAGTCAAGTTCAATAATTAACATATGTTCGTTATTCTTAAAAATAATCAAAGTAGCATTATCTATGATCTTACTTGGGATCAATTTTaagtaaagaatcaaaataatattttagagaTTGTGACTGATAAAGATTAATAGGTCTTTAGTAAATTAATATATCAGAGATTGTGatcgataaaaaataatatttatttatacatacaagtatatatatatatatatatacttcctcgcacgatttcttatttattattgttTGAAGAATTGCTTTTATTAGAGTGGGTAGGTGACACGGACAAGACGAAACGACTTGGTGCAGCTCGATCTCGCATCCGAAGCGACGACGAACGATGGCGGCGGGAGCGATTCCGGCCACGAAGCTCGCGTACTTCGACAACATGTGGGCCGTCCAATCCACCGCCACCCTCCTCTCCCACCTCCAGGTAAAGATTTGAATTCCCCTCTCTCCCCGAACGTTTTATGTCCACCGAATGAAAGAGAAATCCTGATTACTTTGGTTCCGTAATCTTTGTCGGAAAGGCCGAGGACGGCCGCCGAGCGCTGATCTTGGACTCCACCATATTCCATCCCCAGGGCGGGGGCCAGCCGGCTGACACCGGGTTCATCTCAGGCACCGCCTCCGGCTTCAAGTTCGTCGTGGAGGACGCGAGATTGAAGGATGGCTTGGTGAGTTAAACCCCCTTTCGCCGTCTAATCGTCTAATTCTCGTTCTTGATTCTTCAGatcatacaaaagaaaaaaaaagggaaaacaagAATTTGGTACAGAAAAACAGCGTTATGTACTTTCTTGTGATCGGTTAGCAATTGATCCAATGGTTAAATTATCGTATTATGACCCAATGCTATCATCATCTGATTCAGCAATGCAGGAATTTGTTCCCACCTCACTTTGCTTCGTCCCATCATCTTTCTCAAGCCTCTCGGCTGTTCTCCGCTGGATCTTGAACCCTTCTTCATCATCTCTCTCTCAATGTGCTCTTCCTCCCCTTCGCAACCTGACTCTGCTGTCTTGGTGCTGAGTGGTGAGAAGTGGGACAGTCATGTACTGTCGTGTCATTCTTCAGTTGCAGTTTGACCAAAAACAATTCGAGAATTGGACATCAAAGAGGCGAGCGTCCATTTTTctaacattcttttttttttttcagctgGGACCTGAAACCCTATCAAACTTTCCATAGAGCATCTCGAATTTGATTTATGTCCCATAGCCGAACCCATGTTGGTGCGAGAAGTCTTAGTTTCTTGTTGGTTCTAATTATTTAAAACTTAGTCTTGGGGATGGTTTGAAGTACTATCATCCTGGTTACACCCGATTGAGCTAGAAATTCACCTAACATCACAATTATCACCATATGAGGCATTCTAGTTAACTCCTGGTGTTAAAATCGTAGCATATCTGGTAGTTGGCACTTTGGGATATTGTTATTCTATGGTCCTTATAGCCCTTCCTGTGACTGTTCATACTGGTTTTCAGGTATTCATCACTTTGAAGCCTCCATAGAAATTTCCCATTGATGGCTTTCACTCTCCATCTTAGTTAGCTCATTCTTCATAGTAGTGTCAGAAAATGATCACATAGCTGACTACCATTCTATTATACAAAAGCCTCCTTCTTCTGCTTCTCCTTGGATGGCTCAACCCCTTTAACTCCCAAACTAGAGACATATAGAGAACGGCTTTAAACCAGAAATGTTTAGTACCAAAGCAGTCACCGTACAACATGTGTCAACACAATCAAAATATATCTAAGAGACTAAGATAATGTTATTTTTTGCTTTAGAGCTTATAAATTTGCCTCTAGGCTGTGATTAGCCATAAAGAGTGTAACATTAATTCTCAGGATATGGCTAATTTAGCAGTTGATAAAATGTTTTAGCAGATAGTAGATCAGGGTATCTTAGGAGTTGAGTAAACTTTTTGTTTGAGAATAGAAATGTAATAGCCTATTGCTATTTTCCATGTCGCAGGAGCATGGTTGCTTTGAGTATCTCTTGGGGTTGCATGGCCGCAGATTTCAGTCATCTCACTGTTCGTTTTACATGTTTTCTTTTTCCTATTCTTTGCTAGGTTTATCATTATGGTTCTTTTGAGAACCCTCAAGATGATTGTGTATCCATagcaaaagagggagaagaagttaACTTGTATATCAACCCCCAAAGACGTGATCTTAATTCAAGGTATTGATTTTTTTCATGACTTACTGTCACAATAAGTCAACTATAACCAAGTTACTGCCACACTTCTCCTGAGTAAACATTTTCCCTGTTGAAGTGAAGACGAACTGTccatccatatctctttacttgcAAATGCTTTAGAAAAGGATACAACTGAACAATTGCTAAAAATGTTATGATACAAAATATATCAGCTTATGTTATCCCCATATGCCTTCACTTGCAAACACTTGACGGAAGTATAAAACCAAAATTAAATGAAACAATCATCAAGATACAGACTCACAAAGTACATCAGCTTCATTATCCTTAAGAAATAAGGACAGAACAAGGGTTTTAAATTGAACAAGTTGTATCTAAAGTGTACTATAGTTAAGGCCTTAAGGGTAACCATACCCTGTATGAAACCGTACTGTGTGAAATCACCAGGTCTCTGTACCATTTCTCGGGTGGACCATTCTGGCTAGTTTCAAATCCTTGACTGGGGTGGATCTCCAAGGAGTATCAAGTTGGCAAAAGTTTACTAATCTAAGTCAGTTTGGTTTGGTACTTTTGAAAGCCAACCATAACCAAGTCAACCTTGCCTCACCAGTACTATAAAGGCTTAAGTTTGACCTACCTGGATGAGCGCTAGTCAATCCTTACCACACCCATCATTTGCCCATTCACTCAATTGGCTTGGACCACTTATAGTAGAACCAATTGCAAAATTGATTGGTGTCCCACATTACTATTTGGTGCCCATCTTTGCTGCTGCTATTTTATCAGCAATAGATGTCACACTAATCCATTTGATTATAGCTGCTTGTTATTCTATAGAGTAGCGCCTATTAGGTAGTTATCTGAGTTTCTGATATATTTACATAATAAAAACATTGTATTTTATGCATGCTTCAATTTTTTTCCTGAGGCATCAAATATGATTGAATAACAAACCATGTATTATTGCAACATCGAACTTTACCATTTGTGGCATGCAAATGAACTTTTTACAATCCTAGTTTGGAACTGTTTGTAAAGTCGAAGAAGAGTTGCATGTAGCTAAGAAAGCTCAATGAGAAGGTTCTGCTGCTTTATCTATGTTGCTTTGCTATGAATTTTTCTTATAGAAAGAAACTTGGGCACCCTTATTGTGTGTGCGAGATTCTTCCTCTGTAATAATGCTAAACAAAGTACTTTTATGCATCACTATGGAAACAAATGTCTTGTGAATGTCAAGATCATTAGTTAGGTTTGCACACGACTAATGACGGTTTataagaatacaaggaattttcaTTTCAGGCCTTCTGTTTCTTTTTCTGCAGACTTCATTCAGCAGGGCATTTGCTTGATATATGCATGCGGAAAATGGGCTTATCTCATTTAGAACCTGGAAAAGGTTACCATTTCTCGGATGGGTATGATGTTGCACTTTTATATACGCCTTTTGGAGTAGCAGCTACTATGTTCTTTGTTAATGGATTGTTTTTTTCATCTGATGTTTATGATGCTAATAGCTAAGCACTTTTACatcttttgcatttttttttatttcatagtACTTTGGCTGCTTTGGTGGACATGCAGTTTccaatagtgtttttacttgagaTTATATCTCTGCTATAAATTCAGAATTTTGAAACTTCAAAAAACCCTTCATTGTCGTTACCATTATTATGTCATTTTGCTTGCAATATGCATATTTTGTGTTGTTATGGTCTGCAAAGCATACTTAGTCATGCTGTGTGTCAGATGTCTGAGTGCGTAATCATATTGCTGGGGTTAAAATATGTACTCCCAGAATATCCAGTTGTTGATTCTAATTAATAGAATCTTTGCACCTAAAGCAACTTCCTGGGAATTAGCTGCCACATAATATTTGTTTCATTCTGTTGTAGTGTATCATCCATCCATGGCACTTGCCCTTTCTTATTTGTGTTTATTTGGTTCTTCCAGAGCATTAATTTGTACGGTGTCATATTTGAGTTTTTATAAGAACGTATCTTAAAATGTGCTCCAGTGTATATTCTGTTGTAGTTCATCATACTCTTCAGCAATCAAGATTCACAAAGGAGCATACATTTATTTTGTCCTTGTATTGGAACTCCGTGTACACTGGCACATGGCGTTAATTGTGTCCTAGATTTAGAGAATATCTCAGTCAGAATGCATTCCATGTAGTTGTACCATCTTATTTGTTCTGTACACACTTCATAGTTGTCCATATTCTTTCTTATTGCCCTTTTTGCTACATGGATGCTACATCCTTTGTAACTCGACTTGCACTTTCACTTGGATTGTCAGATTTACATGGATGCAAATTTTGTAGTCTGGATGACAAATTACTTGTTTTTCACAGGCCATTTGTTGAATATAAAGGCATTATCCCACCAGATCTGCTGCAAATTAAATCAAAGGAGTTGGAGAAAGAAGCAAATGCTTTGATTTTAACTGGAGGAAAGGTGGGTACCACACTATGTAACTAATTAGTTGTTTGCAAGTTGTGtttatttttggatcttcttTTAGTCATAAAACATGATCTTTTGTGATTATTTCTTTAGGTTTCAGCTTCTGTTTTATCTTATAATGAAGGTGCTGAGTGGTGCGGGGGTGTTCTTCCCAGTTACATTCCAACGGTATGTAACTGTGAACTTTGAAGATGACTGCTAATTAAGACTATGTGGCAAGCGTGTGTTTTGTTATACCCTATGATGAATTTTTTGCTAAAAGATCTGATAACAATTGCATCTCAGACACATATTCTTCATTTCTTTGTAACATATCATCCTCTATAGTCTACACTGTAACTCATAGATGCAGAAATGCATTTTTGGTTAGGTACAATAATTCTGTTTAAATGAGTTCTTGTATTTTCTTCATAATAGATGTGCTGAAGGAAGTTTTGACAATCCTTATGCTTAAACTTGGTGTAGGTTACTAATCATTCTCAGGTTTTGTTAGTTACAAGTTATCTACATAATTAATGATTAAAACTATCAAGTAGTGAAATTCTTCCTAAAGTGTCCCACTAATTTGTCATTCTTGTTCAAATTTGACATAAATTGTGGTTTTGTTGATATTTTGTACCTCTATGAATGTAAGTGATCTTTTAGTGCTTCATGAAACTATTCAGGATAGTGCTCCACGGATTGTGAAGTTGGGTGACCATCCTGGCTGTCCTTGTGGTGGGACACATGTTGCTGATATTGCCGATATAAGGAACTTGACGGTAAGATTGACTTGGTTTCTTTTGATTAAGTCTTTATCTTCGCATGTCAAAGGATATTAACATGTActgatgataattgcatgtttgcaTAACAAATCCTTTTCCCATTTCATTTCGAAGCTGCTGAAATGTTTCTTCCATGTCGAAGGAACATAGATACCTATATAACTGTGAGTCACCAAGTAACCCGCTAATTGAGTTTTTCCTGTTAGGCGATGGACATTAACACCAAGTAGATGCTCCATTGCTCATGGAGAGACTTCAAAGCATTTTGTGGTGGTGTTTTAATGTTTGTTGCAATAGTATTCAGGTTTCAGAATGTACCAAAGAACTTCTTCCCTTATCATCCCACTAATAGGTACAGTATGGCACGAGATTAAGTTCA of the Musa acuminata AAA Group cultivar baxijiao chromosome BXJ2-10, Cavendish_Baxijiao_AAA, whole genome shotgun sequence genome contains:
- the LOC103968737 gene encoding fruit protein pKIWI502 isoform X2; translated protein: MATTLAASCSSPPLLRPMSLLPRLRVGLSLPLRRRALTAVAAAVRQDAATWTQAPLSLVVPASADASLFHVSVDVSYAPDLAVSYTVPGQYLQLRVPASDKPSFLAIASPPSFASSRGEFQFLVKRVPGSTADLLCGLGRGDVVELSAVMGKGFQVERISPPDAFPAVLIFATGSGISPIRSLIESGFNANERSDVRLYYGARNLQRMAYQDRFKDWESTGVRVIPVLSQPDEKWSGERGYVQAAFSRTKEILNPLLTGAVLCGHKQMAEIATLKGKKKRKKTGIHGQ
- the LOC103968737 gene encoding fruit protein pKIWI502 isoform X3, translating into MATTLAASCSSPPLLRPMSLLPRLRVGLSLPLRRRALTAVAAAVRQDAATWTQAPLSLVVPASADASLFHVSVDVSYAPDLAVSYTVPGQYLQLRVPASDKPSFLAIASPPSFASSRGEFQFLVKRVPGSTADLLCGLGRGDVVELSAVMGKGFQVERISPPDAFPAVLIFATGSGISPIRSLIESGFNANERSDVRLYYGARNLQRMAYQDRFKDWESTGVRVIPVLSQPDEKWSGERGYVQAAFSRTKEILNPLLTGAVLCGHKQMAEVHILLVIIC
- the LOC103968737 gene encoding fruit protein pKIWI502 isoform X1, whose protein sequence is MATTLAASCSSPPLLRPMSLLPRLRVGLSLPLRRRALTAVAAAVRQDAATWTQAPLSLVVPASADASLFHVSVDVSYAPDLAVSYTVPGQYLQLRVPASDKPSFLAIASPPSFASSRGEFQFLVKRVPGSTADLLCGLGRGDVVELSAVMGKGFQVERISPPDAFPAVLIFATGSGISPIRSLIESGFNANERSDVRLYYGARNLQRMAYQDRFKDWESTGVRVIPVLSQPDEKWSGERGYVQAAFSRTKEILNPLLTGAVLCGHKQMAEEVTSDLVADGVSEEKILMNF
- the LOC135625102 gene encoding uncharacterized protein LOC135625102, which translates into the protein MAAGAIPATKLAYFDNMWAVQSTATLLSHLQAEDGRRALILDSTIFHPQGGGQPADTGFISGTASGFKFVVEDARLKDGLVYHYGSFENPQDDCVSIAKEGEEVNLYINPQRRDLNSRLHSAGHLLDICMRKMGLSHLEPGKGYHFSDGPFVEYKGIIPPDLLQIKSKELEKEANALILTGGKVSASVLSYNEGAEWCGGVLPSYIPTDSAPRIVKLGDHPGCPCGGTHVADIADIRNLTVTQIRTKKGLTKVFYSISP